In Pyrus communis chromosome 8, drPyrComm1.1, whole genome shotgun sequence, one genomic interval encodes:
- the LOC137742155 gene encoding ubiquitin-conjugating enzyme E2-17 kDa-like, translating to MASKRINKELKDLQKDPPASCSAGPVADDMFHWQATIMGPAESPFSGGVFLVSIHFPPDYPFKPPKVAFRTKVYHPNINSNGSICLDILKEQWSPALTISKVLLSICSLLTDPNPDDPLVPEIAHMYKTDRQKYETTARSWTQKYAMG from the exons ATGGCTTCAAAGAGGATCAACAAGGAGTTGAAGGATCTCCAGAAAGACCCGCCTGCTTCTTGCAGTGCAG GTCCTGTTGCTGATGATATGTTCCACTGGCAAGCAACAATTATGGGTCCTGCAGAAAGCCCATTTTCAGGTGGTGTTTTTCTTGTGTCCATTCACTTCCCGCCTGATTATCCTTTCAAGCCACCCAAG GTTGCTTTCCGAACAAAAGTTTACCATCCGAACATCAATAGCAATGGTAGTATCTGCCTTGACATCCTCAAGGAGCAGTGGAGTCCTGCCCTGACCATTTCCAAG GTCCTCCTCTCCATTTGCTCCCTGCTGACAGATCCAAACCCCGATGATCCTCTGGTGCCTGAGATTGCGCACATGTACAAGACTGATCGACAGAAGTATGAGACAACTGCTCGATCCTGGACCCAGAAGTATGCCATGGGCTAG